Proteins encoded together in one Solanum lycopersicum chromosome 7, SLM_r2.1 window:
- the LOC101250426 gene encoding polyadenylate-binding protein RBP45 → MMPQSGVAQPAMAPMSMDQYQQQAPPTQQQQQWMMQPPQAQQPQFQPSWGQQQQQPSQTMSQQYVATNSSPSSNVNPNEVRSLWIGDLQYWMDESYLSTCFYHTGELVSAKVIRNKQSGQSEGYGFLEFRSHAAAETVLQTYNGALMPNVEQNFRMNWASLGAGERRDDSPEYTIFVGDLAADVTDYVLQETFKPVYSSVKGAKVVTDRITGRTKGYGFVKFSDESEQLRAMTEMNGVLCSSRPMRIGPAANKKPMGTPQKATYQNPQATQGESDPNNTTIFVGGLDPSVAEEHLRQVFSPYGELVHVKIVAGKRCGFVQFGSRASAEQALSSLNGTQLGGQSIRLSWGRSPSNKQSDQAQWGGSAGAGAGAYYGYAQGYEAYGYAPPAQDPNMYYGNYPGYGNYQQPQQ, encoded by the exons ATGATGCCACAAAGTGGAGTTGCTCAGCCAGCAATGGCACCTATGTCAATGGATCAGTATCAGCAGCAAGCTCCGCCGacgcagcagcaacaacaatggATGATGCAACCTCCGCAAGCTCAACAACCTCAATTTCAACCTTCTTGGGgtcagcagcaacaacagccaTCGCAAACTATGTCTCAACAGTATGTTGCGACTAATTCTAGCCCTAGCTCGAATGTTAATCCAAATGAGGTTAGGTCTCTTTGGATTGGGGACTTGCAGTATTGGATGGATGAGAGTTATCTCTCCACTTGTTTCTATCACACCGGCGAG CTTGTTTCTGCTAAGGTCATCAGGAACAAGCAAAGTGGCCAGTCTGAAGGTTATGGATTCCTCGAATTCAGGAGTCATGCGGCTGCAGAAACTGTTTTACAAACATATAATGGCGCCTTGATGCCAAATGTGGAACAGAATTTCCGTATGAACTGGGCATCTCTTGGTGCCGGTGAGAGGCGAGATGATTCACCCGAGTACACAATATTTGTTGGTGATTTGGCTGCTGATGTGACGGATTATGTGCTACAAGAGACATTCAAACCCGTGTATTCATCAGTAAAAGGTGCAAAAGTTGTAACAGATAGAATTACTGGACGTACCAAGGGATATGGATTTGTCAAGTTCTCTGATGAGAGTGAACAATTGCGTGCTATGACTGAAATGAATGGTGTACTTTGTTCATCTAGGCCCATGAGGATTGGCCCGGCTGCAAACAAGAAACCAATGGGTACCCCCCAGAAAG CTACCTACCAAAATCCTCAAGCTACTCAAGGCGAAAGTGACCCCAATAATACAACT ATATTTGTTGGTGGTTTGGATCCCAGTGTTGCAGAAGAGCATTTGCGACAAGTTTTCTCCCCATATGGTGAATTGGTTCACGTGAAGATAGTGGCTGGAAAGCGCTGTGGCTTTGTTCAGTTTGGTAGTAG AGCTTCTGCTGAGCAGGCTTTGTCAAGCTTGAATGGCACACAATTGGGAGGACAAAGCATTCGGCTTTCTTGGGGGCGTAGCCCCTCTAACAAACAG TCCGATCAGGCTCAATGGGGTGGAAGTGCCGGTGCTGGTGCTGGTGCATATTATGGGTATGCCCAAGGATATGAGGCTTATGGATATGCTCCTCCCGCTCAGGACCCTAATATGTATTATGGGAATTACCCAGGATATGGGAATTATCAGCAGCCACAGCAG Tga
- the LOC101249838 gene encoding DEAD-box ATP-dependent RNA helicase 32, with protein MGKHAPKSRKVKIQNRLSEVHEIELLEEWIESGKPESGSNPLSLEPLPHKAPVGRLPDGSFSRYAGCDRFSQLPVSKKTKDGLTQCKYKTMTDIQRASLPHSLCGRDILGAAKTGSGKTLAFVIPVLEKLYKARWGPEDGVGCIIMSPTRELAGQLFEVLKSVGKHQGFSAGLLIGGRKDVDAEKEHVNGLNILVCTPGRLLQHMDETPNFDCSQLQVLVLDEADRILDVGFKRDLNAIISQLPKHRQTLLFSATQTKSVQDLARLSLKDPEYLGVHEESDTATPNRLQQTAMLVPLDKKFDMLWSFIKAHLNSRILVFLSSCKQVKFVFETFKKLRPGIPLKCLHGRMKQDRRMRIYSQFCEQRSVLFSTDVASRGLDFNKAVDWVVQVDCPEDCASYIHRVGRTARYLSGGRSVLFVMPSEMKMLEKLEEKKIPLRVIKANEKRIQSVSGILASLLVKYPDLQHLAQRAFITYLKSIHKQRDKEIFDVTKLPIDEFSASLGLPMTPKIRFLKQKLKGKTVSEALSLIPENTSDDNLLEFPIKDPEFPIKDPDAGKSDIEEVDEDIFLAKETQERGENINSKGDDMLATRITKKKKLKINVHRPVGTRVVFDEEGNTLPPLARLAASSSGADSVQLNKEKVNQRYAELRKNLKMADKEDKDLDRKRRKEKRIREKMKNKRGREEEEEEDEELSGSDMEIPRGRVDKKTKIYFDSDDEDDKRKGNMAKDGIAADAISLAEQEELALKLLNSMHS; from the exons ATGGGAAAGCATGCACCTAAGTCACGGAAAGTTAAAATACAGAATCGGTTATCAGAGGTTCATGAAATTGAGCTTCTGGAGGAATGGATAGAATCAGGTAAACCGGAATCCGGTTCAAATCCGTTGTCGCTTGAGCCATTACCACATAAAGCTCCGGTTGGACGTCTTCCGGATGGTTCATTCTCTAGGTATGCTGGTTGTGATAGGTTCAGTCAGTTGCCGGTTTCTAAGAAAACTAAAGATGGGTTAACTCAGTGCAAATACAAAACTATGACCGATATTCAAAGGGCTTCTCTGCCACACTCTCTTTGCGGCCGTGATATTCTTGGTGCGGCGAAAACTGGTTCTGGAAAGACTTTGGCTTTTGTTATTCCG GTGCTAGAGAAATTGTATAAAGCTCGATGGGGACCAGAGGACGGTGTTGGATGCATCATAATGTCTCCCACAAGGGAGTTAGCAGGTCAACTTTTTGAAGTACTTAAATCTGTTGGGAAACATCAAGGCTTCAGTGCTGGCCTTCTGATTGGTGGCCGCAAAGATGTTGATGCTGAAAAAGAACATGTTAATGGATTGAACATCCTGGTCTGTACTCCTGGTCGGCTTCTTCAGCATATGGATGAGACACCAAATTTTGATTGTTCACAACTTCAG GTTTTAGTTCTTGATGAAGCAGATCGTATTCTTGATGTGGGGTTTAAGAGGGATCTAAATGCAATCATTTCACAATTGCCTAAGCATAGGCAGACCTTATTGTTTTCAGCAACCCAGACCAAGTCTGTCCAAGATCTGGCAAGGCTCAGCCTGAAAGACCCTGAATATTTGGGTGTACACGAGGAGTCCGATACTGCGACTCCCAACCGCTTACAACAAACAGCAATGCTTGTTCCTCTTGATAAGAAATTTGACATGTTGTGGAGTTTTATAAAGGCACATCTTAACTCAAGGATATTGGTTTTCCTGTCAAGCTGCAAGCAG gtaaaatttgtttttgaaaCTTTCAAAAAACTCCGTCCTGGGATTCCCCTCAAGTGTCTTCATGGAAGGATGAAGCAAGATAGAAGGATGAGAATTTATTCCCAATTTTGTGAACAACGTTCTGTTCTGTTCTCCACTGATGTTGCTTCGAGGGGACTTGATTTTAATAAGGCGGTTGATTGGGTTGTCCAG GTGGATTGTCCTGAAGATTGTGCTTCTTACATACACAGAGTTGGCCGCACTGCTCGTTACCTTTCAGGCGGAAGATCTGTTTTATTCGTGATGCCATCTGAAATGAAGATGCTTGAAAAGTTGGAAGAGAAAAAGATTCCCCTTCGAGTTATCAAG GCAAATGAAAAGAGGATACAGTCTGTCTCGGGTATACTTGCTTCTTTATTGGTCAAGTACCCTGATCTACAACATCTGGCTCAAAGGGCTTTCATAACATATTTGAAGTCCATACACAAACAGAGAGATAAGGAGATTTTTGATGTTACAAAACTTCCTATTGATGAATTCTCTGCTTCATTGGGTCTTCCTATGACCCCAAAGATCCGATTTCTGAAACAGAAACTCAAAGGGAAGACAGTGTCTGAAGCATTATCTCTCATACCAGAGAACACAAGCGATGATAATTTGTTGGAATTTCCAATTAAGGATCCAGAATTTCCTATTAAGGATCCAGATGCAGGCAAATCAGATATAGAGGAAGTGGATGAAGACATCTTTCTAGCTAAGGAGACACAAGAACGCGGAGAAAATATTAACagcaaaggagatgatat GCTGGCCACTAGAATTACgaagaaaaagaaactaaaGATCAATGTCCACAGACCAGTAGGGACAAGGGTTGTGTTTGATGAGGAAGGGAACACCTTACCTCCTCTTGCAAGATTAGCAGCCTCAAGCAGCGGTGCAGACTCTGTTCAACTCAACAAAGAAAAAG TAAATCAGAGATATGCTGAGTTAAGAAAGAACCTGAAGATGGCTGACAAAGAAGACAAGGATTTGGACCGCAAACGTCGCAAAGAAAAACGAATCAGGGAGAAGATGAAGAATAAGAGAGGGAGAgaggaagaagaggaggaagatgaagaaCTCTCTGGGTCAGACATGGAAATCCCCAGAGGTAGAGTCGACAAGAAAACAAAGATATATTTCGACAGTGACGACGAGGATGACAAGAGGAAAGGGAACATGGCTAAAGATGGTATTGCTGCTGATGCTATATCTTTGGCAGAGCAAGAAGAACTGGCTCTGAAGTTGCTAAATTCCATGCACTCATAA
- the LOC101250136 gene encoding uncharacterized protein isoform X2 → MGYKKGGRFMAEEENGVGATLRDALLFTTMCIVGLPVNVYIKDGGVYSGIFHTACVDDEYAIVLKRAKMIKKGSREANVARGSLIETLVILSEDLVQVVAKGVMLSADCIQGHLDGDNARTVCSNITYPEYTKKEMKATKSKVSTVDGEKASKERYVRNGLISKQSDRRESHESLRERTIREVQGSSSNVDVSVTQASHLENVTFMKNLELSSNGICNGSPPLSSTKLDDPNNDRHSHEQQTLGKTPCLGATSSGAPITSVSCVSSSSAPADLVPSRGSIHNVSTKESKLNPGAKIFSPSTLQHRTVTPPVVPTMAYVPDSCPVVPIVTAEPAVEITPFAPHSSVPVKFVPYNNLAAGNGGLDVQYAQPTIGYMGSRTQPARYGSQYHHLQAATGYVHPNSQNVMVGRLGPLVYMHHPVSHDIVQSAAGFPQVSTRPVLIPHQVHPPKHQGSTAPQALQLYMAPPVITGLQQPFTIPSIPITQSSFPVMRPMQFPVPNGFVPNKFA, encoded by the exons ATGGGTTACAAAAAAGGAGGAAGATTCATGGCGGAAGAGGAGAACGGCGTCGGTGCTACACTGAGAGATGCTTTGTTATTTACTACTATGTGTATTGTTGGGCTACCGGTTAATGTTTATATCAAAGATGGTGGTGTTTATTCGGGTATTTTTCACACTGCTTGTGTAGATGATGAATATG CTATTGTTTTGAAGAGGGCGAAGATGATTAAGAAGGGTAGTCGAGAGGCGAATGTAGCACGTGGAAGTTTGATAGAGACACTCGTAATTCTGTCTGAAGATCTTGTCCAAGTTGTCGCAAAG GGGGTTATGCTATCTGCTGATTGTATTCAAGGACATTTAGATGGGGATAATGCAAGAACTGTTTGTAGCAATATAACTTATCCTGAATACACCAAAAAGGAGATGAAAGCAACAAAGTCCAAGGTGTCTACCGTGGATGGAGAGAAAGCTAGTAAAGAAAG ATATGTCCGAAATGGCTTAATCAGTAAGCAAAGTGATCGCAGAGAGAGCCATGAGTCTCTAAGGGAGAGAACT ATCCGTGAAGTTCAAGGGTCAAGCTCAAATG TGGATGTTTCTGTTACTCAAGCAAGTCACCTTGAGAATGTTACCTTCATGAAAAACTTGGAGTTGTCATCAAATGGAATATGTAATGGTAGTCCTCCTCTTTCCTCAACCAAACTTGATGATCCGAACAATGATAGGCACAGTCATGAGCAGCAGACTCTAGGCAAAACTCCTTGTTTGGGCGCTACTTCCTCTGGTGCTCCAATCACCTCAGTCTCATGCGTCAGCTCATCATCAGCTCCAGCTGATTTGGTGCCTTCACGAGGTTCAATTCATAATGTTAGTACAAAG GAATCTAAGCTCAACCCTGGGGCAAAGATATTTTCTCCATCGACTTTGCAGCATAGAACTGTTACACCTCCTGTGGTGCCAACGATGGCTTACGTGCCAGATTCCTGTCCTGTAGTACCTATTGTTACAGCAGAGCCTGCAGTTGAAATTACCCCCTTTGCTCCTCATTCATCTGTGCCTGTCAAGTTTGTCCCATATAATAACTTGGCAGCTGGAAATGGTGGCTTGGATGTACAGTATGCTCAACCG ACAATTGGATACATGGGAAGCAGGACTCAGCCGGCAAGGTATGGCAGTCAGTATCATCACCTTCAGGCTGCAACTGGTTATGTGCATCCAAATTCTCAAAAT GTTATGGTTGGACGGTTGGGACCACTTGTTTATATGCATCATCCTGTTTCTCAT GACATTGTTCAGAGTGCAGCGGGGTTCCCTCAAGTATCCACACGTCCTGTATTAATTCCACATCAGGTCCATCCTCCTAAGCATCAAG GAAGTACAGCACCACAAGCACTGCAGTTGTATATGGCTCCCCCAGTTATAACAGGGCTACAACAACCATTCACTATCCCAAGCATTCCTATTACACAGTCGTCTTTTCCTGTTATGCGGCCTATGCAATTCCCAGTACCTAATGGTTTTGTGCCTAACAAGTTCGCGTGA
- the LOC101250136 gene encoding uncharacterized protein isoform X1, translated as MGYKKGGRFMAEEENGVGATLRDALLFTTMCIVGLPVNVYIKDGGVYSGIFHTACVDDEYAIVLKRAKMIKKGSREANVARGSLIETLVILSEDLVQVVAKGVMLSADCIQGHLDGDNARTVCSNITYPEYTKKEMKATKSKVSTVDGEKASKERYVRNGLISKQSDRRESHESLRERTIREVQGSSSNVDVSVTQASHLENVTFMKNLELSSNGICNGSPPLSSTKLDDPNNDRHSHEQQTLGKTPCLGATSSGAPITSVSCVSSSSAPADLVPSRGSIHNVSTKESKLNPGAKIFSPSTLQHRTVTPPVVPTMAYVPDSCPVVPIVTAEPAVEITPFAPHSSVPVKFVPYNNLAAGNGGLDVQYAQPTIGYMGSRTQPARYGSQYHHLQAATGYVHPNSQNVMVGRLGPLVYMHHPVSHSAAGFPQVSTRPVLIPHQVHPPKHQGSTAPQALQLYMAPPVITGLQQPFTIPSIPITQSSFPVMRPMQFPVPNGFVPNKFA; from the exons ATGGGTTACAAAAAAGGAGGAAGATTCATGGCGGAAGAGGAGAACGGCGTCGGTGCTACACTGAGAGATGCTTTGTTATTTACTACTATGTGTATTGTTGGGCTACCGGTTAATGTTTATATCAAAGATGGTGGTGTTTATTCGGGTATTTTTCACACTGCTTGTGTAGATGATGAATATG CTATTGTTTTGAAGAGGGCGAAGATGATTAAGAAGGGTAGTCGAGAGGCGAATGTAGCACGTGGAAGTTTGATAGAGACACTCGTAATTCTGTCTGAAGATCTTGTCCAAGTTGTCGCAAAG GGGGTTATGCTATCTGCTGATTGTATTCAAGGACATTTAGATGGGGATAATGCAAGAACTGTTTGTAGCAATATAACTTATCCTGAATACACCAAAAAGGAGATGAAAGCAACAAAGTCCAAGGTGTCTACCGTGGATGGAGAGAAAGCTAGTAAAGAAAG ATATGTCCGAAATGGCTTAATCAGTAAGCAAAGTGATCGCAGAGAGAGCCATGAGTCTCTAAGGGAGAGAACT ATCCGTGAAGTTCAAGGGTCAAGCTCAAATG TGGATGTTTCTGTTACTCAAGCAAGTCACCTTGAGAATGTTACCTTCATGAAAAACTTGGAGTTGTCATCAAATGGAATATGTAATGGTAGTCCTCCTCTTTCCTCAACCAAACTTGATGATCCGAACAATGATAGGCACAGTCATGAGCAGCAGACTCTAGGCAAAACTCCTTGTTTGGGCGCTACTTCCTCTGGTGCTCCAATCACCTCAGTCTCATGCGTCAGCTCATCATCAGCTCCAGCTGATTTGGTGCCTTCACGAGGTTCAATTCATAATGTTAGTACAAAG GAATCTAAGCTCAACCCTGGGGCAAAGATATTTTCTCCATCGACTTTGCAGCATAGAACTGTTACACCTCCTGTGGTGCCAACGATGGCTTACGTGCCAGATTCCTGTCCTGTAGTACCTATTGTTACAGCAGAGCCTGCAGTTGAAATTACCCCCTTTGCTCCTCATTCATCTGTGCCTGTCAAGTTTGTCCCATATAATAACTTGGCAGCTGGAAATGGTGGCTTGGATGTACAGTATGCTCAACCG ACAATTGGATACATGGGAAGCAGGACTCAGCCGGCAAGGTATGGCAGTCAGTATCATCACCTTCAGGCTGCAACTGGTTATGTGCATCCAAATTCTCAAAAT GTTATGGTTGGACGGTTGGGACCACTTGTTTATATGCATCATCCTGTTTCTCAT AGTGCAGCGGGGTTCCCTCAAGTATCCACACGTCCTGTATTAATTCCACATCAGGTCCATCCTCCTAAGCATCAAG GAAGTACAGCACCACAAGCACTGCAGTTGTATATGGCTCCCCCAGTTATAACAGGGCTACAACAACCATTCACTATCCCAAGCATTCCTATTACACAGTCGTCTTTTCCTGTTATGCGGCCTATGCAATTCCCAGTACCTAATGGTTTTGTGCCTAACAAGTTCGCGTGA
- the LOC101249564 gene encoding protein METABOLIC NETWORK MODULATOR 1 isoform X1, with protein MEALQKTSERQTAEPKLEEMNQPVQGDSSSTPANLPLKRRRGRPRKDPSLKRVVRAQVPPPFELVQEIQQVNRNDGMIGQAVTGVVESAFDAGYLLNVRIGDSNTNYRGVVFKPGHYIPVTAANDVAPHLEMLRRNEVRPPAVNQLQAYGPRAERNGSVKLGSRSSKSKQVIMHPSVPPVGVRGTVVPVVLQPVNLTNGLASSQSSASQASNRESIREKDVQMVKPLAMLPPDGPVTPGQLPPEPTREILASQAQVGNKVAIGTGQNEGYLSKGGEAVKEEKAQPAASTNIAIPVAVAYVSQGSGLAKEDTGNNEASNKLPAEHSPVIPKLDTVNQVPSAKPSEPAIPTLPTQATSVPKLLMNYGTGRMTELLQAVQENLKENQLLRTGESGLGVMKTPATDGSMEETSIQ; from the exons ATGGAG GCACTTCAGAAGACTAGTGAAAGGCAAACGGCAGAACCTAAGCTTGAAGAAATGAACCAACCTGTTCAAGGGGACAGCTCCAGCACCCCTGCTAACCTTCCTTTGAAGCGAAGAAGGGGTCGCCCTCGTAAGGATCCTAGCTTGAAGCGTGTTGTTCGTGCTCAGGTTCCTCCACCTTTTGAATTAGTGCAAGAGATCCAACAAGTAAACAGAAATGATGGTATGATTGGTCAGGCTGTAACAGGTGTTGTTGAGTCTGCATTTGATGCTGGTTATTTGCTCAATGTTAGAATTGGTGACTCCAATACGAACTACAGGGGTGTAGTTTTTAAGCCAGGACATTATATTCCTGTCACAGCTGCAAATGATGTCGCCCCACATCTTGAGATGCTCAGAAGAAATGAGGTTCGTCCTCCGGCTGTAAACCAGCTTCAGGCGTATGGCCCTAGGGCTGAGCGCAATGGATCAGTTAAGCTTGGATCTAGGTCCTCAAAAAGCAAACAGGTAATAATGCATCCCTCAGTCCCTCCAGTGGGTGTCAGAGGCACAGTAGTTCCTGTTGTGCTACAACCTGTCAATTTAACAAATGGACTAGCATCTAGTCAAAGCTCTGCATCCCAAGCTTCAAACAGGGAGTCTATAAGGGAGAAAGATGTTCAGATGGTTAAGCCATTGGCTATGCTGCCACCTGATGGACCAGTAACCCCTGGACAGCTACCACCAGAACCAACTCGTGAAATACTTGCTTCACAAGCTCAAGTTGGCAACAAAGTAGCAATAGGTACTGGGCAGAATGAAGGCTATCTTAGCAAGGGAGGAGAAGCTGTCAAAGAGGAAAAGGCGCAGCCAGCTGCATCAACCAACATAGCAATACCTGTTGCAGTGGCCTACGTGTCTCAAGGATCTGGGCTGGCAAAAGAAGATACTGGAAACAATGAGGCCTCTAACAAGTTGCCAGCTGAACATTCACCTGTGATACCCAAACTAGATACTGTGAATCAGGTTCCCTCAGCAAAACCAAGTGAACCAGCAATCCCCACTCTTCCTACCCAGGCTACATCTGTTCCTAAGCTGCTGATGAACTATGGTACTGGCAGGATGACCGAACTTCTACAG GCTGTGCAGGAAAATCTGAAGGAGAACCAGCTGCTTCGTACTGGAGAATCAGGActtggtgtgatgaagactccAGCAACTGATGGCAGTATGGAGGAGACTAGCATTCAGTAG
- the LOC101249564 gene encoding protein METABOLIC NETWORK MODULATOR 1 isoform X2: MNQPVQGDSSSTPANLPLKRRRGRPRKDPSLKRVVRAQVPPPFELVQEIQQVNRNDGMIGQAVTGVVESAFDAGYLLNVRIGDSNTNYRGVVFKPGHYIPVTAANDVAPHLEMLRRNEVRPPAVNQLQAYGPRAERNGSVKLGSRSSKSKQVIMHPSVPPVGVRGTVVPVVLQPVNLTNGLASSQSSASQASNRESIREKDVQMVKPLAMLPPDGPVTPGQLPPEPTREILASQAQVGNKVAIGTGQNEGYLSKGGEAVKEEKAQPAASTNIAIPVAVAYVSQGSGLAKEDTGNNEASNKLPAEHSPVIPKLDTVNQVPSAKPSEPAIPTLPTQATSVPKLLMNYGTGRMTELLQAVQENLKENQLLRTGESGLGVMKTPATDGSMEETSIQ, encoded by the exons ATGAACCAACCTGTTCAAGGGGACAGCTCCAGCACCCCTGCTAACCTTCCTTTGAAGCGAAGAAGGGGTCGCCCTCGTAAGGATCCTAGCTTGAAGCGTGTTGTTCGTGCTCAGGTTCCTCCACCTTTTGAATTAGTGCAAGAGATCCAACAAGTAAACAGAAATGATGGTATGATTGGTCAGGCTGTAACAGGTGTTGTTGAGTCTGCATTTGATGCTGGTTATTTGCTCAATGTTAGAATTGGTGACTCCAATACGAACTACAGGGGTGTAGTTTTTAAGCCAGGACATTATATTCCTGTCACAGCTGCAAATGATGTCGCCCCACATCTTGAGATGCTCAGAAGAAATGAGGTTCGTCCTCCGGCTGTAAACCAGCTTCAGGCGTATGGCCCTAGGGCTGAGCGCAATGGATCAGTTAAGCTTGGATCTAGGTCCTCAAAAAGCAAACAGGTAATAATGCATCCCTCAGTCCCTCCAGTGGGTGTCAGAGGCACAGTAGTTCCTGTTGTGCTACAACCTGTCAATTTAACAAATGGACTAGCATCTAGTCAAAGCTCTGCATCCCAAGCTTCAAACAGGGAGTCTATAAGGGAGAAAGATGTTCAGATGGTTAAGCCATTGGCTATGCTGCCACCTGATGGACCAGTAACCCCTGGACAGCTACCACCAGAACCAACTCGTGAAATACTTGCTTCACAAGCTCAAGTTGGCAACAAAGTAGCAATAGGTACTGGGCAGAATGAAGGCTATCTTAGCAAGGGAGGAGAAGCTGTCAAAGAGGAAAAGGCGCAGCCAGCTGCATCAACCAACATAGCAATACCTGTTGCAGTGGCCTACGTGTCTCAAGGATCTGGGCTGGCAAAAGAAGATACTGGAAACAATGAGGCCTCTAACAAGTTGCCAGCTGAACATTCACCTGTGATACCCAAACTAGATACTGTGAATCAGGTTCCCTCAGCAAAACCAAGTGAACCAGCAATCCCCACTCTTCCTACCCAGGCTACATCTGTTCCTAAGCTGCTGATGAACTATGGTACTGGCAGGATGACCGAACTTCTACAG GCTGTGCAGGAAAATCTGAAGGAGAACCAGCTGCTTCGTACTGGAGAATCAGGActtggtgtgatgaagactccAGCAACTGATGGCAGTATGGAGGAGACTAGCATTCAGTAG
- the LOC101249283 gene encoding uncharacterized protein, producing MADFEPPSFSLGLDFEPPSFSLGLDFDLDSEPQSTVLPKPSVNLRTIKEVVDDDDDFEFPKLVTDPQVSDPTSSLKRLRRGSISKSEPVAQKLKLGETWCNVDDDIEDFSSQEDEPKDHPKCHSSVRSSSKIPLQGQRVISSQSVSRCTGRKKEASNVSSVHQSKETNPSNLVFPELTISPLRRFQLIDSDSDEPSKSEFVERESDHVDSPLNVNRQHSDADLSYQRKTGPSALKTKDLWEDFCSDTTFNIHTPALDEVCEEYFKSVKDGKRTQTTKGGLTESYMRPQGPLLPAHCYFFHKDPRIQKLVRDRLPNFFPLGADNLPGGNLDDASVIDYMGQFSHEGGSKRTAQKSADGTNSRKSRKNVKQPNNVEESQGSERWVNPKSSAGIPKDAGRRRVQAVGKSAGHWYTNGDGRKVYVDNNGQEFSGRSAYICYRKEKGGFNKSTKKTSGGKSKAASKKK from the exons ATGGCCGATTTTGAACCTCCATCGTTCTCTCTAGGTCTCGATTTTGAACCTCCATCGTTCTCTCTAGGGCTCGATTTCGACCTTGATTCGGAGCCCCAGTCTACAGTTCTACCAAAGCCCTCGGTGAACTTACGGACAATCAAAGAGGTTgttgatgacgatgatgatttTGAATTTCCAAAATTGGTTACGGATCCGCAAGTTTCGGATCCTACAAGTTCTCTCAAACGCCTCCGTCGTGGGTCTATTTCAAAATCCGAACCGGTGGCTCAAAAGTTGAAGCTAGGTGAGACATGGTGTAATGTGGACGATGATATTGAAGATTTTTCTTCTCAGGAGGACGAGCCTAAGG ATCATCCAAAATGTCACAGTTCTGTGCGTAGCAGTTCAAAAATCCCGTTACAGGGGCAAAGGGTAATATCCTCGCAATCTGTAAGCAGATGTACAGGAAGGAAGAAAGAGGCTTCAAATGTTTCTTCCGTTCACCAGAGTAAGGAAACTAACCCTAGTAATTTGGTCTTCCCAGAGCTAACTATTAGTCCATTGAGAAGGTTCCAGTTGATTGACTCTGATTCTGATGAGCCTTCCAAAAGTGAATTTGTGGAAAGAGAATCAGATCATGTGGATTCTCCTTTGAACGTTAATCGACAGCATAGTGATGCAGATTTAAGTTACCAGAGAAAAACAGGACCTTCTGCTTTGAAGACTAAAGATCTGTGGGAGGACTTCTGTTCAGATACGACTTTTAATATTCATACACCTGCTCTTGATGAGGTTTGTGAGGAATATTTCAAATCGGTAAAAGATGGAAAAAGAACTCAGACTACTAAGGGTGGTTTAACTGAAAGTTACATGCGACCTCAGGGCCCTCTTCTCCCTGCTCACTGTTACTTTTTCCATAAAGATCCAAGAATCCAAAAGCTAGTACGTGATCGTTTGCCTAACTTTTTCCCCTTGGGTGCTGACAATCTTCCTGGAGGAAACCTAGATGATGCATCAGTAATAGATTACAT GGGTCAATTTTCTCATGAAGGAGGCTCTAAAAGGACTGCTCAGAAATCTGCTGATGGAACAAACTCTAGAAAGAGCAGAAAGAATGTGAAACAACCAAATAACGTGGAAGAATCACAAGGATCCGAGAGATGGGTGAACCCTAAGAGCTCTGCTGGTATTCCAAAAGATGCTGGCAGGAGAAGGGTGCAGGCAGTTGGCAAATCTGCAGGTCATTGGTACACAAATGGAGATGGAAGGAAA GTTTACGTTGACAACAATGGACAGGAGTTTTCTGGCCGAAGTGCATATATATGTTACAGAAAG GAGAAAGGAGGGTTTAATAAATCAACAAAGAAGACTTCTGGTGGCAAAAGCAAGGCAGCttcaaagaagaaatag